The proteins below come from a single Saccharophagus degradans 2-40 genomic window:
- a CDS encoding RNA ligase RtcB family protein, producing MGTVINEVPLHGECSDESGSVCKVRYISSSKNWMESEALQQLTKTSQLQGMRFAVGMPDLHPGRGNPIGAAFVTQGCIYPHLVGSDIGCGMGLWQLDVKPKQIKIDAWEKRLIGLDDPYQGEISDAIANINLNALSVDAGLHNLGTIGGGNHFAEFQKVERVFCQDSFNALALKSQSAFLLVHSGSRGVGQSILNKYVAESGVSKVDVGTQQFTSYLAAHNAALSWAEANRQLIAKRFMDCIKTTGKQVLDVNHNTVTPLTAPQALQLAQLLGNKACAAEYWIHRKGASPTHLGPVVIPGSRGSLSYLVQPLQQNSQHLVNAGFSLAHGAGRKWKRSDVRGRLENKYKVADLENTPLGSRIVCKQRDLLYEEAPQAYKNIHVVIDDLVQAGVVKIIATLKPLLTYKTRRK from the coding sequence ATGGGCACAGTAATAAACGAAGTGCCGCTGCACGGCGAATGTAGTGACGAAAGTGGCAGCGTATGTAAGGTTCGTTACATTTCATCTAGTAAAAACTGGATGGAAAGCGAAGCACTTCAACAATTAACCAAAACCAGCCAACTGCAAGGCATGCGCTTTGCTGTAGGTATGCCAGATTTACACCCGGGCAGAGGTAACCCAATAGGTGCGGCGTTTGTAACCCAAGGCTGCATATATCCACACTTGGTGGGTAGCGATATTGGTTGCGGTATGGGTTTATGGCAATTAGATGTAAAACCCAAGCAAATAAAAATAGATGCTTGGGAGAAACGCTTAATAGGCTTAGACGACCCCTACCAAGGCGAAATCAGTGATGCTATAGCCAACATAAACTTAAATGCATTAAGCGTAGATGCAGGGTTGCATAACTTGGGCACAATTGGTGGCGGCAACCACTTTGCAGAGTTTCAAAAAGTAGAGCGTGTGTTTTGCCAAGATAGTTTTAATGCATTGGCGTTAAAAAGCCAATCGGCATTTTTACTTGTGCATTCCGGTTCGCGCGGCGTAGGGCAAAGCATTCTTAATAAATATGTGGCAGAAAGTGGCGTAAGCAAAGTAGATGTTGGTACCCAACAATTTACTAGCTACTTGGCGGCACATAACGCAGCGCTTAGTTGGGCAGAAGCAAACCGACAGTTAATTGCAAAACGATTTATGGATTGCATTAAAACTACCGGCAAACAGGTATTAGATGTTAACCACAATACCGTTACGCCATTAACGGCTCCGCAAGCCTTGCAGCTGGCACAACTTCTAGGCAACAAAGCCTGCGCCGCCGAGTATTGGATTCATAGAAAAGGCGCAAGCCCAACGCATTTAGGGCCAGTAGTTATTCCCGGCTCTAGGGGCAGCCTAAGTTATTTGGTGCAACCGCTACAGCAAAATAGCCAGCACCTTGTTAATGCAGGCTTTTCTCTAGCGCACGGTGCGGGCCGCAAATGGAAGCGAAGTGACGTAAGGGGGCGTTTAGAAAATAAATACAAAGTGGCAGATTTAGAAAACACGCCCCTAGGTAGCCGCATTGTGTGTAAGCAGCGCGATTTACTGTATGAAGAGGCACCGCAAGCCTACAAAAATATTCACGTAGTAATAGACGACCTAGTGCAAGCGGGTGTAGTTAAAATAATTGCCACCTTAAAGCCCCTGCTTACCTATAAAACAAGGCGGAAATAA
- the prfH gene encoding peptide chain release factor H yields MEVNPIEVKSKATRSETTKGYPQANSVEWLQLTAGQGPKECGWVVAQLLKVMLVQAQARGIDVEVVESLAFDKMLRNQHIVMPDAYLSVLLRIEGEQAQLFANEWCGTHKWQGESIYRPKHKRINWFVGVERITPVKPVETSINYQQLQRQLVFESMKSSGAGGQHVNTTNSAVRATHTPSGITVRVDTDRSQHRNKRLALERIAMLLLSAEKEGANKQVNERWLQHYQVKRGSPVKTFIGQEFKEIN; encoded by the coding sequence ATGGAAGTGAACCCAATAGAAGTAAAGTCGAAAGCAACAAGATCGGAAACAACTAAAGGCTACCCACAAGCAAATTCAGTTGAATGGCTGCAGCTAACCGCAGGCCAAGGGCCAAAGGAGTGTGGCTGGGTAGTGGCGCAATTGTTAAAAGTAATGCTCGTACAGGCGCAAGCCCGTGGCATAGATGTAGAAGTAGTCGAATCGCTCGCCTTCGACAAAATGTTACGCAACCAACACATAGTCATGCCAGATGCATATCTATCGGTATTACTGCGTATAGAGGGCGAGCAAGCGCAGCTGTTTGCCAACGAGTGGTGCGGTACGCATAAGTGGCAGGGCGAAAGTATTTATCGGCCTAAACACAAACGCATTAACTGGTTTGTTGGCGTAGAGCGCATAACACCGGTTAAACCCGTTGAGACCAGTATTAATTACCAGCAATTACAGCGGCAATTGGTGTTCGAATCTATGAAGTCATCTGGCGCGGGTGGGCAGCATGTTAATACCACTAATAGTGCGGTAAGAGCTACCCACACACCCAGTGGTATTACCGTAAGGGTAGATACCGATAGATCGCAGCATCGCAATAAACGCCTAGCGTTAGAGCGGATAGCCATGCTTCTACTGAGCGCAGAAAAAGAAGGAGCAAACAAACAAGTGAACGAGCGCTGGTTACAACATTATCAAGTTAAACGGGGCAGCCCAGTTAAAACATTTATTGGGCAAGAATTTAAAGAAATTAATTAG
- a CDS encoding transposase: MPKPRKMQVSLDATPYYHCTSRCVRRAFLCGFDTVTNKDYEHRRQWVEDRIHLLAEVFCVDVCAYAVMSNHLHLVLHINQHKASTLSDLEVCQRWHRLYKGTLLTQQFEQGKALTQAELEAVKARIEVWRAQLHDISWFMRALNEPIARMANAEDNCTGSFWESRFTSQALLDEKALAACMAYVDLNPVRAKMAATPEDSEHTSIKLRVAQVKNKKQQPTTLYPFVGNPRQPMPEGLPFKLADYLELVDWTGRVIRANKRGAINADLPSILSRIELPITEWLTLATQFEQSVSTFAGSERAIRLAAEVLGYKKTPGVGLARRLFA; the protein is encoded by the coding sequence ATGCCCAAACCAAGGAAAATGCAGGTTTCTTTAGATGCCACACCATATTATCACTGTACTTCACGCTGTGTACGCAGGGCCTTTTTATGTGGCTTTGATACGGTAACCAACAAAGATTACGAACATCGTCGCCAATGGGTTGAAGATCGCATTCATTTATTAGCCGAGGTATTTTGTGTTGATGTATGCGCCTATGCGGTGATGTCTAATCATTTACATCTCGTGCTGCATATCAATCAGCACAAAGCCTCAACGTTATCAGACTTGGAGGTGTGCCAGCGCTGGCACCGACTGTATAAGGGTACTTTGCTCACCCAACAGTTTGAGCAGGGCAAAGCACTTACCCAAGCCGAGCTTGAGGCTGTAAAAGCTAGAATAGAAGTATGGCGCGCGCAGCTGCACGATATTAGCTGGTTTATGCGGGCACTTAACGAGCCGATTGCGCGCATGGCCAACGCAGAAGATAACTGCACGGGGAGCTTTTGGGAATCGCGCTTTACTTCGCAGGCGCTATTGGATGAAAAAGCACTAGCAGCATGTATGGCTTACGTAGACTTAAACCCAGTGCGCGCCAAAATGGCCGCTACGCCAGAGGATTCGGAGCATACTTCTATCAAGCTACGTGTAGCGCAGGTAAAAAATAAAAAACAACAACCTACCACCCTATACCCATTTGTAGGCAACCCACGCCAACCTATGCCCGAAGGCTTACCATTTAAACTGGCCGATTATTTAGAGCTAGTTGATTGGACTGGTCGAGTAATTCGCGCAAATAAACGCGGCGCCATTAATGCAGATTTACCCTCTATCTTAAGCCGAATAGAGTTACCCATCACAGAATGGTTAACTCTTGCGACCCAATTTGAGCAGAGTGTTTCCACGTTTGCTGGTTCCGAGCGTGCCATCCGGTTAGCAGCTGAGGTACTAGGGTATAAAAAAACTCCCGGCGTAGGGTTAGCTAGACGGTTATTTGCTTAG
- a CDS encoding immunity protein YezG family protein, whose protein sequence is MFNSTAEIYQYIAECIVRAIPDPEWEKAEFLVSYSQRGALSEWGDYYKKSELAGQFDIDDGADTAFAEIFDATKSLFNLMKTQVNATPFNKYKFTLNNDGTFDIEFKYDEDFAYMKSLDADSNEFDELLDLDVTDLIESWEGLPQDHPRPWLQQ, encoded by the coding sequence ATGTTTAACTCTACCGCAGAAATTTATCAATATATTGCTGAATGTATAGTAAGGGCTATTCCAGACCCAGAGTGGGAAAAAGCAGAATTTCTTGTTTCCTATAGCCAGCGTGGCGCATTATCGGAATGGGGGGATTACTATAAAAAGAGCGAATTAGCGGGTCAATTTGATATTGACGATGGAGCAGACACGGCTTTCGCGGAGATCTTCGACGCGACTAAATCACTATTTAATTTAATGAAAACTCAAGTAAACGCCACCCCTTTCAACAAATACAAATTCACCCTTAACAACGACGGCACCTTCGATATAGAGTTTAAATACGATGAAGATTTCGCCTATATGAAATCACTTGATGCCGATAGTAACGAATTCGATGAGCTTTTGGATCTGGATGTAACAGACCTAATCGAATCCTGGGAAGGCCTACCACAAGACCACCCAAGGCCTTGGTTGCAGCAATAA